In Hemiscyllium ocellatum isolate sHemOce1 chromosome 2, sHemOce1.pat.X.cur, whole genome shotgun sequence, a single window of DNA contains:
- the LOC132827361 gene encoding ATP synthase F(0) complex subunit C2, mitochondrial-like, with translation MYACGKFVSSPAVVHSTLRTFLGRISNSVLSRPEIRNEQAQLFPTSGNTPVLNSRTSRSVSPPGISILLLLIGISAATGGMADPGAGIGMVFDIIGNVRNPSVKWQLFFYAVLGFALSKVMGPFCLMIAFLPLFAM, from the coding sequence ATGTATGCTTGTGGTAAGTTTGTCTCCAGCCCTGCTGTGGTTCACAGCACTTTGAGGACATTCCTTGGGCGGATATCAAACTCAGTCTTAAGCAGACCAGAGATCAGAAATGAACAAGCACAGCTCTTCCCTACATCAGGAAATACACCAGTACTCAACAGTAGGACCTCAAGATCAGTATCACCTCCAGGAATATCAATACTGTTGCTGCTCATTGGTATCAGTGCTGCTACTGGCGGCATGGCTGACCCTGGTGCTGGTATTGGGATGGTATTTGATATTATTGGCAATGTCAGGAACCCTTCCGTGAAATGGCAACTTTTCTTTTATGCAGTCTTGGGATTTGCCCTGTCTAAAGTTATGGGTCCCTTCTGTCTGATGATTGCCTTCCTGCCTCTCTTTGCCATGTAA